In the genome of Cellvibrio sp. KY-YJ-3, one region contains:
- the pgeF gene encoding peptidoglycan editing factor PgeF: protein MNKPTGSNTESWHALGWIAPDWPAPANVRSCITTRHGGISLPPYASNNLGLHVGDNAQAVAHNRQHLSEQLGLSQSPQWLEQIHGIKVVDAQNDGLVRTADGSYTTQHGLTCLVMTADCLPILLCDKQGTQVAALHCGWRSLAGGICERGLDKFSGARSELLAYLGPAISQAHFEVGIDVLEAFFTVARNTLHADEIAAAFIPGARPLHFYADIYALARAELNALGVTAIYGGGDCTFIEAERFYSYRRDKTTGRMASLIWLE from the coding sequence ATGAATAAACCGACGGGCAGCAACACGGAATCCTGGCATGCATTGGGGTGGATCGCACCGGATTGGCCAGCGCCAGCGAATGTGCGCAGCTGTATCACCACCCGTCATGGCGGAATTAGCCTGCCACCTTATGCGAGCAATAATCTCGGTTTGCATGTAGGTGATAATGCGCAGGCCGTCGCTCACAATCGCCAGCATTTGAGTGAACAGCTGGGCTTGTCGCAAAGCCCGCAATGGCTGGAGCAAATCCACGGCATAAAAGTGGTGGATGCGCAAAACGATGGTTTGGTGCGTACCGCCGACGGTAGCTATACCACCCAGCATGGGCTGACCTGTCTGGTGATGACGGCGGACTGTCTACCCATTTTGTTATGCGACAAGCAGGGCACTCAGGTAGCAGCCTTACATTGCGGTTGGCGCAGTTTGGCCGGCGGTATTTGTGAGCGTGGGTTGGATAAGTTCAGCGGTGCGCGCAGTGAGCTGCTTGCCTACCTCGGCCCGGCAATTTCACAGGCCCATTTTGAAGTAGGTATCGATGTGCTTGAGGCGTTTTTTACTGTAGCGCGTAATACCCTCCATGCCGATGAGATCGCCGCCGCATTTATTCCCGGTGCGCGCCCCTTACATTTTTATGCGGATATTTATGCACTGGCCCGCGCAGAACTCAACGCGTTGGGGGTGACCGCCATTTACGGTGGCGGCGACTGTACCTTTATTGAGGCGGAGCGTTTTTACTCCTATCGGCGCGACAAAACCACCGGACGCATGGCCAGCTTGATCTGGCTCGAATAA
- the rluD gene encoding 23S rRNA pseudouridine(1911/1915/1917) synthase RluD, producing the protein MKDVFDLSAQVPIQMSGMRFDQIASELFPDFSRSRLQSWIKDGQLKVDGRIAKPKDKLIGGEQLELKAELEAQGEWEPEEITLDIVHEDDDLIIINKQAGLVVHPAAGNYTGTLVNALLNHIPGLINLPRAGIVHRLDKETTGLMVIAKTLEAHTDLVEQLSDRTVSREYEAVAVGAMTGGGTVDAPMGRHPIQRKLMAVLSAGGKRAVTHYRVAKRYPHHTHIRVKLETGRTHQIRVHMAHIGHPLVGDQTYGNRFKIPKGANQHLIDTLKGFPRQALHAFKLGLEHPGTGEYTEWTAPIPEDFRNLLDALNKGYIRDDE; encoded by the coding sequence ATGAAAGATGTTTTTGACCTGAGCGCACAGGTGCCGATCCAGATGAGCGGCATGCGCTTCGACCAGATCGCCTCCGAGTTGTTCCCTGACTTTTCCCGCTCGCGTTTGCAGAGCTGGATTAAAGACGGCCAACTCAAGGTGGATGGTCGCATCGCCAAGCCGAAAGACAAGTTGATCGGCGGCGAGCAGTTGGAATTAAAGGCGGAGCTTGAGGCTCAGGGCGAGTGGGAGCCGGAAGAGATTACGCTGGATATAGTTCATGAAGATGATGACCTGATTATCATCAATAAGCAGGCAGGCTTGGTGGTTCACCCGGCGGCGGGCAATTATACCGGTACGCTGGTGAATGCATTGCTCAACCATATTCCCGGGCTAATTAACCTGCCGCGCGCAGGCATAGTGCATCGTCTCGATAAAGAAACCACGGGTTTGATGGTGATTGCCAAAACCCTGGAAGCCCATACCGATCTGGTTGAGCAGTTGTCCGATCGCACTGTGAGCCGTGAATATGAAGCGGTGGCGGTAGGTGCGATGACCGGCGGAGGTACAGTGGATGCTCCCATGGGGCGTCACCCCATCCAGCGCAAGTTGATGGCTGTGCTCAGTGCTGGCGGTAAACGTGCAGTCACTCATTACCGTGTGGCCAAGCGCTACCCCCATCACACCCATATCCGCGTAAAACTGGAGACCGGGCGCACTCATCAAATTCGCGTTCACATGGCGCATATCGGCCACCCGCTGGTGGGCGATCAAACCTACGGCAACCGTTTTAAAATTCCCAAAGGCGCCAATCAGCATTTGATTGATACCCTCAAAGGTTTCCCGCGTCAGGCACTGCATGCGTTCAAGTTGGGGTTAGAGCACCCCGGCACCGGCGAGTACACCGAATGGACGGCGCCAATTCCGGAGGATTTCCGCAACCTCCTCGACGCGTTGAACAAGGGTTATATTCGCGACGATGAATAA
- a CDS encoding outer membrane protein assembly factor BamD has protein sequence MRVLPCLMLSTLVLLTACSSKEPEYTTEADLYNAAEQQLERSQWESAIRNLNSLEENFPFGTYAEQAQLELIYAQYSSGEPDAAIATANRFIRLHPQHRNVDYAYYMLGMSSFTKDKGMFERVMPVDTSKRDPGAARESLANFTQLLNRFPDSSYAADAKKRMLHLRNHLARYEIHVANYYFKRGAYLAAIARGRYVLENFPQTPAIPDALAVMVQGYYLMKMDSQAEEMLEILKLNYADYPALDNNGRFDQEYMYNNGRSRWLAYLTLGLFSKDDITGFDTRALYDPQFKRPDTSVARAN, from the coding sequence ATGCGCGTCCTGCCCTGTTTGATGCTCAGCACCCTGGTATTGCTGACTGCCTGCTCCTCCAAAGAGCCCGAATACACCACCGAAGCGGATTTGTACAATGCCGCCGAGCAGCAACTTGAACGCAGCCAGTGGGAATCCGCCATCCGGAACCTTAACTCGCTCGAAGAAAACTTTCCCTTTGGCACCTATGCAGAACAGGCGCAATTGGAGCTGATCTACGCCCAGTACAGCTCGGGTGAACCCGATGCAGCCATCGCCACAGCCAACCGTTTTATCCGCCTGCACCCCCAACATCGCAATGTTGATTATGCCTACTACATGCTGGGCATGAGTTCCTTTACTAAAGATAAAGGGATGTTTGAGCGGGTAATGCCGGTGGATACGTCCAAACGCGACCCGGGCGCGGCGCGTGAATCACTCGCCAATTTTACCCAATTACTCAACCGTTTTCCCGACAGTTCCTATGCCGCCGACGCCAAGAAGCGCATGTTACACCTGCGCAACCACTTGGCGCGCTATGAAATTCATGTCGCTAACTATTACTTCAAGCGCGGCGCCTATCTGGCAGCAATAGCACGTGGCCGCTATGTGCTGGAAAACTTCCCGCAAACCCCGGCCATTCCTGATGCATTGGCAGTCATGGTGCAGGGTTATTACCTAATGAAGATGGATAGCCAGGCAGAGGAAATGTTGGAAATCCTTAAGCTCAACTACGCAGATTACCCGGCACTGGATAACAACGGCCGCTTTGATCAGGAGTACATGTACAACAATGGTCGTTCACGCTGGCTCGCCTACCTGACTCTTGGTCTATTCAGCAAAGATGACATTACCGGTTTTGATACCCGCGCCCTATACGACCCGCAATTCAAAAGACCCGATACCAGTGTTGCGCGCGCCAATTAA
- a CDS encoding NAD+ synthase: MSHLYLTLAQINTLVGDIPGNTAKVLASARAALAQGPVDAVIFPELTLTGYPPEDLLLRPSLDLRIERALNEIIAAKLPVALIVGYPRSKNGQLFNMAGVIADGQLIAEYAKQQLPNYQVFDEKRYFAAGDSAVVFNLKGIPTALSVCEDIWYPQPMAQAKAAGAQLMISLNASPYHQRKQLEREAIVAQRAREGAMPVVYANLVGGQDELVFDGGSVVVDASGATQFRAPAFDEGDFPVVLDCSSTGVAVSPQSLAPIPENTAAVYQALVLGMRDYVNKNRFKGVVLGLSGGIDSALTLAMAVDALGADRVEAVMMPFRYTSDLSKNDAADEAARLGVRYSSISIEPMYEAFMAALSDEFAGTKRDTTEENLQARCRGVLLMAISNKKGYLVLTTGNKSEMAVGYSTLYGDMAGGFDALKDVPKTLVFALSRYRNTLSPVIPETVITRPPSAELAPDQKDEDSLPPYDVLDRILELYVEQDFSAEAIIREGFVREQVERVVRLVDINEYKRRQAPVGVRISQRGFGRDRRYPITSGWKLGD; the protein is encoded by the coding sequence ATGTCGCATTTATATTTGACGCTTGCCCAAATTAATACCTTGGTTGGGGATATTCCCGGTAATACCGCCAAGGTATTGGCCTCTGCCCGCGCTGCGCTGGCACAAGGACCGGTGGATGCGGTGATATTTCCCGAACTGACCCTCACGGGCTATCCACCTGAAGATTTACTGCTGCGCCCGAGTTTGGATTTGCGTATTGAGCGCGCGCTTAACGAAATTATTGCGGCCAAGCTGCCTGTGGCGTTGATTGTGGGTTATCCGCGCAGCAAAAATGGCCAGCTATTCAATATGGCGGGTGTCATTGCCGATGGCCAGTTGATCGCAGAATATGCCAAGCAGCAGTTACCGAACTACCAGGTATTTGATGAAAAACGCTATTTTGCTGCGGGGGATTCCGCCGTTGTTTTCAACTTAAAAGGAATACCGACAGCGCTCAGTGTGTGTGAGGATATTTGGTATCCGCAACCTATGGCACAGGCCAAAGCCGCAGGCGCGCAGTTGATGATAAGTCTCAACGCATCACCTTACCATCAGCGTAAGCAGCTTGAGCGCGAAGCCATAGTTGCGCAGCGCGCCCGCGAGGGGGCGATGCCGGTGGTTTACGCCAATTTGGTCGGTGGGCAGGACGAGTTAGTGTTTGATGGTGGCTCAGTGGTGGTGGATGCCAGTGGTGCAACCCAATTCCGTGCGCCAGCGTTTGATGAAGGTGATTTCCCGGTGGTGCTCGATTGCAGTAGCACTGGCGTTGCTGTATCTCCCCAATCGCTCGCACCTATTCCCGAGAATACGGCTGCTGTTTATCAGGCGCTGGTGCTGGGTATGCGCGATTACGTCAATAAAAATCGCTTCAAAGGCGTGGTGCTGGGTTTATCCGGCGGCATCGATTCCGCATTAACCCTGGCGATGGCGGTGGATGCATTGGGCGCTGACCGTGTCGAAGCCGTGATGATGCCCTTTCGCTACACCTCTGACCTGAGTAAAAACGATGCAGCCGATGAAGCGGCTCGGCTCGGTGTGCGCTACAGCTCAATCAGTATTGAGCCCATGTACGAAGCCTTTATGGCAGCACTCAGTGATGAGTTTGCGGGCACCAAACGTGATACCACCGAGGAGAACCTGCAGGCGCGCTGTCGCGGTGTATTGTTGATGGCAATTTCCAACAAAAAAGGCTATCTGGTACTGACTACCGGCAACAAAAGTGAAATGGCGGTGGGTTACTCCACACTGTACGGCGACATGGCTGGTGGTTTTGATGCGCTGAAAGATGTGCCTAAAACCCTGGTGTTTGCGCTGTCGCGCTATCGCAATACCCTTAGCCCGGTAATCCCCGAGACGGTGATCACCCGTCCACCCTCAGCGGAGTTGGCGCCTGATCAAAAAGACGAAGACAGCCTGCCACCCTACGATGTGCTCGACCGTATTCTGGAACTTTATGTGGAACAGGACTTTAGCGCGGAAGCGATTATCCGTGAGGGCTTTGTGCGTGAGCAGGTAGAGCGCGTAGTGCGCTTGGTGGATATCAACGAATACAAGCGTCGTCAGGCGCCGGTGGGGGTGCGTATTAGCCAGCGCGGTTTTGGTCGCGATCGCCGCTACCCGATCACCTCCGGCTGGAAATTGGGCGATTAA
- a CDS encoding PAS domain-containing sensor histidine kinase yields the protein MLHAPLASPQGYNPYDLLRIYTYYRTLLGSVLLLMFQIEFAPRILGNDNPQLFFYSSIGYTAINFMTLIVMWRVKYAPSQTKLFSSLLIDVIAISLLMHASGGATSSLGYLLLIAIAAGGIMLRERISFFLAAITTIVVISEGAYRFIILTQDNKAVFTSGTLSALAFLTALLFQHLTKKIRLSYAEAESQAKQAAHLQKLAQLIVERMRTGILVLNNQLTIELHNHAALKLLGITSDTIENIPLSRFPDLYKKHQSWQRNSSDHSPFLKIEGETSNEIKVNFAYLEADKTNEVLIFLEDVRSLNQQAQQLKLASLGRLTASIAHEIRNPLGAISHASQLLAESPQLPQSDARLLDIINNHSTRVNQIIENILQLSRRRPTQTLPINLRQWIPTFINDYKASKTNGPQLEIALLEKNLRNNRNTGNVNSDGALEAKFDTSQLTQVLSNLCDNGLRYSSKKTGRPDLRLEIGVDISQHQPYIRVIDYGPGISDENIKHLFEPFFTTENTGSGLGLYICKELCEANQAIISYKRTPQGESCFHLQLAHPDKAS from the coding sequence ATGTTGCACGCGCCGCTCGCCAGCCCACAAGGCTATAACCCCTACGACCTGCTGCGTATTTATACCTATTACCGCACCCTGCTCGGTAGCGTATTGTTATTGATGTTCCAAATCGAGTTTGCACCAAGAATTCTGGGGAACGACAACCCGCAACTCTTTTTCTATAGCTCCATCGGTTACACCGCGATTAACTTTATGACCCTGATTGTGATGTGGCGGGTTAAATACGCGCCCTCACAAACCAAACTCTTCAGCTCACTGCTGATCGATGTTATTGCTATCAGTTTGTTGATGCATGCCAGTGGCGGTGCGACCAGCAGTTTAGGTTATTTGCTACTGATTGCGATTGCGGCCGGCGGCATTATGTTGCGCGAGCGTATATCATTCTTCCTCGCAGCCATCACCACGATTGTCGTGATTAGCGAAGGAGCCTATCGATTTATTATTCTCACGCAAGACAACAAAGCGGTATTTACCTCGGGCACACTCAGTGCTCTCGCCTTTCTTACCGCACTCCTATTTCAACATCTCACGAAAAAAATTCGCCTCTCCTATGCCGAAGCCGAAAGCCAAGCCAAACAGGCAGCGCATTTACAAAAACTGGCGCAACTGATTGTCGAAAGAATGCGCACCGGAATCCTGGTGCTCAACAACCAACTCACAATTGAATTACACAACCACGCCGCACTCAAATTGCTGGGAATCACCAGTGACACTATTGAAAATATTCCGCTCAGTCGGTTTCCCGACCTCTATAAAAAACACCAATCCTGGCAGCGCAATAGCAGCGATCACTCACCATTTTTAAAAATTGAAGGCGAAACCAGCAATGAAATTAAAGTCAACTTTGCCTACCTTGAAGCCGACAAAACCAATGAAGTATTAATCTTTTTGGAAGATGTGCGCTCGCTCAATCAACAGGCACAACAATTGAAACTGGCATCGCTGGGGCGATTAACTGCCAGTATCGCCCATGAGATTCGCAATCCACTCGGCGCCATTAGCCACGCCAGTCAATTACTGGCAGAGTCACCGCAGCTGCCACAGAGCGATGCACGACTGCTCGATATCATCAACAATCACAGCACGCGCGTGAACCAAATTATTGAAAATATTTTGCAGCTCTCCCGCCGTCGACCAACACAAACCTTACCGATTAACTTGCGGCAATGGATTCCAACTTTTATCAACGACTATAAGGCGAGTAAGACTAATGGCCCGCAATTGGAAATTGCTTTGCTGGAGAAAAATCTGCGCAATAATCGTAACACCGGCAATGTAAACAGTGATGGAGCGCTGGAAGCTAAATTCGACACCAGCCAATTGACTCAAGTGCTAAGTAACCTGTGCGACAACGGACTGCGCTATAGCAGTAAAAAAACCGGGCGCCCTGATTTACGCCTGGAAATTGGGGTGGACATCAGCCAACACCAACCCTATATTCGCGTGATTGATTACGGCCCCGGCATTAGTGATGAAAACATCAAGCATTTGTTCGAGCCATTTTTTACCACCGAAAACACTGGCTCCGGTTTGGGGCTTTATATTTGCAAAGAGCTATGCGAAGCCAATCAGGCAATCATTTCCTACAAGCGCACACCGCAGGGTGAAAGTTGTTTTCACTTACAACTCGCCCACCCTGATAAAGCTTCCTAA
- a CDS encoding sigma-54 dependent transcriptional regulator, which translates to MTEKRALIIDDEPDIRELLEITLGRMQICTDTADSVANAKQMLANHSYDLCLTDMRLPDGKGLEIVELIQQRYPQLPVAVITAHGSVDAAIESMKAGAFDFISKPVNLATLRKLVNTAIEASQLAPQPVPKLTPIIGDSKAIQDLIRSIEKLARSQAPVYISGESGSGKELVAHSIHDLGPRANNPFIAVNCGAIPRELMESEFFGHKKGSFTGAHQDKIGLFQAAEGGTLFFDEVADLPLDMQVKLLRAIQEKSVRPVGAAEEINTDVRILCATHKNLEEEVKEGRFRQDLFYRLNVIQLAVAPLRERREDIPLLTQHLLRKLATEINLPSPSISPAAQNALNNYHFPGNVRELENILERAFTLCESNRIDADDLQLRSTAQGLSFAAEKSFSSNFNGNKTNQQERIGVDYPARCAEYSSLDEYLQDVEKEILCHALEQAKWNKTLAAKHLGISFRSLRYRLQKLGLDDE; encoded by the coding sequence ATGACAGAAAAACGCGCTCTAATTATCGATGACGAACCGGACATCCGTGAACTGTTGGAAATTACGCTCGGTCGCATGCAAATTTGCACCGACACCGCAGACTCAGTTGCCAACGCCAAACAAATGTTGGCCAACCACAGCTATGACTTGTGCCTGACCGATATGCGCCTGCCCGACGGCAAAGGCTTGGAGATTGTTGAGTTAATCCAACAGCGTTACCCACAGCTCCCTGTAGCGGTGATTACTGCTCACGGCAGTGTCGATGCCGCGATAGAATCAATGAAGGCAGGGGCGTTTGATTTCATTTCCAAACCAGTGAATCTCGCCACCTTGCGCAAACTGGTGAATACGGCAATTGAAGCCAGCCAGTTAGCACCACAACCAGTCCCCAAACTCACACCAATTATTGGTGACTCAAAAGCAATTCAGGATTTAATCCGCAGTATTGAAAAATTAGCCCGCTCGCAAGCGCCGGTTTATATCAGCGGTGAATCAGGCTCGGGAAAGGAATTAGTCGCCCACTCTATTCACGACCTGGGGCCGCGCGCAAACAATCCGTTTATCGCCGTCAACTGCGGCGCGATACCGCGCGAATTGATGGAGAGTGAATTTTTTGGTCACAAAAAAGGCAGCTTTACCGGCGCGCATCAAGACAAAATTGGTTTATTCCAAGCAGCCGAGGGCGGCACCCTATTTTTCGATGAAGTCGCCGATTTACCGCTGGATATGCAAGTCAAACTTCTGCGCGCCATTCAGGAGAAATCGGTTCGCCCCGTGGGCGCGGCAGAAGAAATTAATACCGATGTTCGTATTTTATGTGCGACTCATAAAAATCTTGAAGAGGAGGTCAAAGAAGGGCGTTTTCGTCAGGACTTATTTTACCGCCTGAATGTAATTCAACTAGCTGTCGCCCCGCTGCGCGAGCGACGGGAAGACATTCCCCTGCTCACCCAACACTTGCTGCGAAAACTCGCCACCGAAATCAATTTGCCCAGCCCCAGCATTTCACCGGCAGCACAAAACGCACTAAACAATTACCACTTCCCCGGCAATGTGCGTGAGCTGGAAAATATTCTTGAGCGCGCATTTACACTGTGTGAAAGCAATCGGATTGATGCAGATGATTTGCAACTGCGCAGTACAGCGCAAGGCTTATCCTTTGCGGCTGAAAAATCATTTAGCAGCAACTTTAACGGCAACAAAACCAATCAGCAGGAACGCATAGGCGTTGACTATCCAGCTCGCTGCGCAGAGTACTCATCGCTGGATGAATATCTGCAAGATGTTGAAAAAGAAATTCTCTGTCACGCCCTGGAACAAGCCAAGTGGAACAAAACACTCGCGGCAAAACATTTGGGAATTAGCTTTCGCTCGCTGAGGTACCGGTTGCAAAAGCTGGGGTTGGATGATGAGTAG
- a CDS encoding type IV pilin protein, whose protein sequence is MVSHKSGFTLIELMVAVAIVGVLASIAYPSYTAMVRKSNRTDATSELNNIAIRLQRCYTTYNTFDPAEGKCDVIDQLKVSTGVKSQGGFYVIKGSDFDKTTYTLTATPITGTVQALDTDCSSFSLKHTGERIAVNGSSADTTSSCWK, encoded by the coding sequence ATGGTGAGTCATAAATCAGGTTTTACGCTTATCGAGCTGATGGTGGCTGTTGCAATTGTTGGTGTTCTTGCGTCTATTGCTTATCCGAGCTACACAGCAATGGTTCGCAAGAGCAACAGAACAGATGCAACCAGTGAACTAAATAACATTGCAATTCGTTTGCAGCGTTGTTACACGACTTATAATACGTTCGATCCTGCTGAGGGGAAGTGCGATGTTATTGACCAGCTAAAAGTTTCTACAGGGGTCAAGTCCCAAGGTGGCTTTTATGTGATAAAAGGGAGCGATTTTGATAAAACTACGTACACATTAACCGCTACCCCGATTACAGGCACTGTGCAGGCATTGGATACTGATTGCAGCAGTTTTAGCTTGAAGCATACGGGTGAGCGTATTGCAGTTAATGGCTCATCTGCAGATACTACTTCTAGTTGCTGGAAATAA